One segment of Struthio camelus isolate bStrCam1 chromosome 25, bStrCam1.hap1, whole genome shotgun sequence DNA contains the following:
- the PSMB3 gene encoding proteasome subunit beta type-3 — MSIMSYNGGAVMAMKGKNCVAIAADRRFGIQAQMVTTDFQKIFPMGERLYIGLAGLATDVQTVAQRLKFRLNLYELKEGRQIKPQTFMSMVSNLLYERRFGPYYTEPVIAGLDPITHEPFVCSLDLIGCPMITDDFVVSGTCSEQMYGMCESLWEPNMEPDHLFETISQAMLNAVDRDAISGMGVIVHIIEKDKITTRTLKARMD, encoded by the exons ATG TCTATTATGTCATATAACGGCGGGGCCGTAATGGCCATGAAGGGGAAGAACTGCGTGGCCATTGCTGCGGACCGGCGGTTTGGAATTCAAGCGCAGATGGTGACCACAGACTTCCAGAAGATTTTCCCTATGGGAGAGAGACTGTATATTGGATTGGCTGGACTAGCCACAGATGTGCAGACTGT TGCCCAGAGACTGAAGTTCAGGCTGAACCTCTATGaactgaaggaaggaaggcagatcAAACCTCAAACTTTTATGAGCATGGTTTCTAATCTCCTCTATGAGAGACG GTTTGGACCTTATTACACAGAACCAGTCATTGCCGGGCTGGACCCCATAACGCACGAACCTTTCGTCTGCTCTCTAGACCTGATCGGCTGCCCGATGATAACTGATGACTTTGTGGTCAGCGGCACCTGCTCGGAGCAGATGTACGGCATGTGCGAGTCCCTCTGGGAGCCCAACATG GAACCAGATCACCTCTTTGAAACAATCTCACAGGCCATGTTGAATGCAGTGGACAGAGATGCCATATCCGGAATGGGTGTAATAGTACACATAAT TGAAAAAGACAAGATCACCACGAGGACCCTGAAAGCTCGCATGGACTAG
- the PIP4K2B gene encoding phosphatidylinositol 5-phosphate 4-kinase type-2 beta isoform X1, with protein sequence MASNCAGGSSAGGVGAALGSALSASKTKTKKKHFVCQKVKLFRASEPLLSVLMWGANHTINELSNVPVPVMLMPDDFKAYSKIKVDNHLFNKENLPSRFKFKEYCPLVFRNLRERFGIDDQDYQNSVTRSAPVNSDSQGRCGARFLTTYDRRFVIKAVSSEDVAEMHNILKKYHQFIVECHGNTLLPQFLGMYRLTVDGVETYMVVTRNVFSHRLTVHRKYDLKGSTVSREASDKEKAKDLPTFKDNDFLNEGQKLHVGEESKKNFLEKLKRDVEFLAQLKIMDYSLLVGIHDVDRAEQEEMEVEDRAEDDECENDGLSGNPVSSYGTPPDSPGNLLNYPRFFGPGEFDPSVDVYAMKSHESAPKKEVYFMAIIDILTPYDAKKKAAHAAKTVKHGAGAEISTVNPEQYSKRFNEFMSNILT encoded by the exons ATGGCCTCGAACTGCGCGGGGGGCTCGTCGGCGGGGGGCGTCGGGGCGGCGCTGGGCTCGGCCCTCAGCGCCAGCAAGACCAAGACCAAGAAGAAGCACTTCGTGTGCCAGAAGGTGAAGCTGTTCCGGGCTTCGGAGCCGCTGCTCAGCGTCCTCATGTGGGGGGCCAACCACACG atCAATGAACTCAGCAATGTTCCTGTTCCTGTCATGTTAATGCCCGATGACTTTAAAGCCTACAGTAAGATTAAGGTGGACAATCATCTATTCAACAA GGAAAACTTGCCAAGTCGCTTTAAATTTAAGGAGTACTGTCCCCTGGTGTTCCGAAACCTACGGGAAAGATTTGGGATTGACGATCAAGACTACCAG AACTCGGTGACACGAAGCGCCCCGGTGAACAGTGACAGCCAGGGCCGATGCGGAGCCCGGTTCCTCACCACCTACGACAGGAGGTTTGTCATTAAGGCAGTGTCAAGCGAAGATGTAGCAGAGATGCACAACATCTTAAAGAAGTACCATCAG tTCATAGTCGAGTGTCATGGGAACACCCTCCTGCCTCAGTTCCTGGGCATGTACCGGCTCACCGTGGACGGGGTGGAAACCTACATGGTGGTTACCAGGAATGTATTTAGTCACAGGCTGACTGTGCACCGGAAGTATGACCTGAAG GGCTCAACAGTATCCAGGGAGGCAAGTGATAAAGAGAAG GCCAAGGATCTGCCAACGTTCAAGGACAACGATTTCTTGAATGAGGGTCAGAAGCTGCATGTTGGAGAAGAGAGTAAAAAGAACTTCCTTGAAAAGCTGAAGCGGGACGTGGAG TTTCTAGCTCAGCTGAAGATCATGGACTACAGCCTGCTGGTTGGGATCCACGATGTTGACCGGGCAGAGCAGGAAGAGATGGAAGTAGAGGATCGGGCAGAGGATGATGAATGTGAGAACGACGGTCTCAGTGGTAACCCCGTTTCATCCTACGGCACACCCCCCGACAGCCCAGGCAACCTCCTCAACTACCCTCGCTTCTTTGGGCCTGGAGAGTTTGATCCTTCTGTCGACGTCTATGCTATGAAAAGCCACGAAA GTGCTCCCAAGAAGGAAGTGTACTTCATGGCCATTATAGACATTCTTACGCCATATGATGCGAAGAAGAAAGCTGCACATGCTGCCAAAACAGTGAAACATGGG gctggggcagAGATCTCCACCGTGAACCCAGAGCAGTACTCTAAACGCTTCAATGAATTTATGTCCAATATCCTGACATAG
- the PIP4K2B gene encoding phosphatidylinositol 5-phosphate 4-kinase type-2 beta isoform X2 — MASNCAGGSSAGGVGAALGSALSASKTKTKKKHFVCQKVKLFRASEPLLSVLMWGANHTINELSNVPVPVMLMPDDFKAYSKIKVDNHLFNKENLPSRFKFKEYCPLVFRNLRERFGIDDQDYQNSVTRSAPVNSDSQGRCGARFLTTYDRRFVIKAVSSEDVAEMHNILKKYHQFIVECHGNTLLPQFLGMYRLTVDGVETYMVVTRNVFSHRLTVHRKYDLKGSTVSREASDKEKAKDLPTFKDNDFLNEGQKLHVGEESKKNFLEKLKRDVEFLAQLKIMDYSLLVGIHDVDRAEQEEMEVEDRAEDDECENDGLSGNPVSSYGTPPDSPGNLLNYPRFFGPGEFDPSVDVYAMKSHESWGRDLHREPRAVL, encoded by the exons ATGGCCTCGAACTGCGCGGGGGGCTCGTCGGCGGGGGGCGTCGGGGCGGCGCTGGGCTCGGCCCTCAGCGCCAGCAAGACCAAGACCAAGAAGAAGCACTTCGTGTGCCAGAAGGTGAAGCTGTTCCGGGCTTCGGAGCCGCTGCTCAGCGTCCTCATGTGGGGGGCCAACCACACG atCAATGAACTCAGCAATGTTCCTGTTCCTGTCATGTTAATGCCCGATGACTTTAAAGCCTACAGTAAGATTAAGGTGGACAATCATCTATTCAACAA GGAAAACTTGCCAAGTCGCTTTAAATTTAAGGAGTACTGTCCCCTGGTGTTCCGAAACCTACGGGAAAGATTTGGGATTGACGATCAAGACTACCAG AACTCGGTGACACGAAGCGCCCCGGTGAACAGTGACAGCCAGGGCCGATGCGGAGCCCGGTTCCTCACCACCTACGACAGGAGGTTTGTCATTAAGGCAGTGTCAAGCGAAGATGTAGCAGAGATGCACAACATCTTAAAGAAGTACCATCAG tTCATAGTCGAGTGTCATGGGAACACCCTCCTGCCTCAGTTCCTGGGCATGTACCGGCTCACCGTGGACGGGGTGGAAACCTACATGGTGGTTACCAGGAATGTATTTAGTCACAGGCTGACTGTGCACCGGAAGTATGACCTGAAG GGCTCAACAGTATCCAGGGAGGCAAGTGATAAAGAGAAG GCCAAGGATCTGCCAACGTTCAAGGACAACGATTTCTTGAATGAGGGTCAGAAGCTGCATGTTGGAGAAGAGAGTAAAAAGAACTTCCTTGAAAAGCTGAAGCGGGACGTGGAG TTTCTAGCTCAGCTGAAGATCATGGACTACAGCCTGCTGGTTGGGATCCACGATGTTGACCGGGCAGAGCAGGAAGAGATGGAAGTAGAGGATCGGGCAGAGGATGATGAATGTGAGAACGACGGTCTCAGTGGTAACCCCGTTTCATCCTACGGCACACCCCCCGACAGCCCAGGCAACCTCCTCAACTACCCTCGCTTCTTTGGGCCTGGAGAGTTTGATCCTTCTGTCGACGTCTATGCTATGAAAAGCCACGAAA gctggggcagAGATCTCCACCGTGAACCCAGAGCAGTACTCTAA
- the CWC25 gene encoding pre-mRNA-splicing factor CWC25 homolog isoform X1 translates to MGGGDLNLKKSWHPQTLRNVEKVWKAEQKHEAERKKIEELQRELQEERAREEMQRYAEDMGTVRKREEKLEWMYQGPGGMVNREEYLMGRPVDKYVFEKTEDKDAGCSNETGLLPGSIFAKTGANSVLDMANKIREDPLFMIRKREEEKKREVLNNPVKMKKIKELLQNSLDKKEKKKKKEKKKKHKKHRRRSSSSESASSDEDRNKTKSQKRMGNSSLKLVPSKVPGYGLQIRDSDQNRKSRSSPAAGQERAPHKHRDRSRSRSQSRSPQRRSSKKSAEQSGCGWSRSPSRHSKHSREEKGRARSPSPRKGYRRQHTPGYTRKISPEELERKRQEMMENAKWREEERANNLRKHRKEEELEREMEKLDSRDGKFLHRLKLESASTSTLEDRVKRNIHSLQRTPAALEKNFMQR, encoded by the exons ATGGGGGGAGGCGACCTG AACTTGAAGAAGAGCTGGCACCCACAGACCCTGCGCAATGTGGAGAAAGTCTGGAAAGCGGAGCAGAAACATGAGGCCGAGCGGAAGAAGATCGAGgagctgcagcgggagctgcaggaggagcgaGCCCGGGAGGAGATGCAGCGCTACGCGGAGGACATGGGCACGGtcag aaaaagagaagagaagttgGAATGGATGTACCAGGGTCCTGGAGGCATGGTGAACAGAGAAGAATACCTCATGGGTCGCCCTGTGGATAAATATGTCTTTGAGAAGACAGAAGACAAGGATGCAGGCTGCTCCAATGAGACAGGACTTCTCCCCGGCTCCATTTTTGCCAAGACAGGTGCCAATTCTGTCCTAGACATGGCAAACAAGATCCGGGAAGATCCACTTTTCATGATAAG aaagagagaggaagagaaaaaaagagaagttttgaaTAACCctgtaaaaatgaagaaaatcaaagAATTG CTTCAAAACAGTTtagataaaaaagagaaaaagaagaagaaagagaaaaagaagaagcacAAGAAACATCGACGTCGGAGTTCTAGCAGTGAAAGCGCCAGCAGTGATGAGGACCGAAACAAAACCAA ATCTCAGAAGAGGATGGGTAATTCTTCCTTGAAGCTAGTTCCTTCCAAGGTCCCAGGATATGGCTTACAA ATTAGAGACTCTGACCAGAACCGCAAGTCTCGGAGCTCTCCAGCTGCTGGCCAGGAGAGGGCTCCCCACAAGCACCGGGATCGCTCCAGGTCCAGGAGCCAGTCCCGCTCTCCTCAGAGGCGCAGTAGCAAGAAGAGTGCAGAACAGTCTGGATGCGGGTGGTCAAGATCCCCTTCTAGACACAGTAAACA CAGTcgggaggagaaaggcagagctaGGAGCCCTTCCCCTAGAAAGGGCTATCGGCGGCAGCATACTCCGGGTTACACAAG AAAGATCTCTCCAGAGGAACTAGAGCGTAAACGCCAGGAAATGATGGAAAATGCCAAGTGGCgggaagaggagagagcaaaCAACCTCAGGAAACACcgaaaggaggaggagctggagcgaGAGATGGAGAAACTTGACTCCCGAGACGGGAAGTTCTTGCA TCGCTTAAAACTAGAGAGCGCCTCTACTTCCACTCTAGAGGATCGGGTGAAACGCAATATCCACTCCCTCCAGAGAACTCCCGCTGCCTTGGAAAAAAACTTTATGCAGAGATGA
- the CWC25 gene encoding pre-mRNA-splicing factor CWC25 homolog isoform X2, producing the protein MGGGDLNLKKSWHPQTLRNVEKVWKAEQKHEAERKKIEELQRELQEERAREEMQRYAEDMGTVRKREEKLEWMYQGPGGMVNREEYLMGRPVDKYVFEKTEDKDAGCSNETGLLPGSIFAKTGANSVLDMANKIREDPLFMIRKREEEKKREVLNNPVKMKKIKELLQNSLDKKEKKKKKEKKKKHKKHRRRSSSSESASSDEDRNKTKSQKRMGNSSLKLVPSKVPGYGLQIRDSDQNRKSRSSPAAGQERAPHKHRDRSRSRSQSRSPQRRSSKKSAEQSGCGWSRSPSRHSKHREEKGRARSPSPRKGYRRQHTPGYTRKISPEELERKRQEMMENAKWREEERANNLRKHRKEEELEREMEKLDSRDGKFLHRLKLESASTSTLEDRVKRNIHSLQRTPAALEKNFMQR; encoded by the exons ATGGGGGGAGGCGACCTG AACTTGAAGAAGAGCTGGCACCCACAGACCCTGCGCAATGTGGAGAAAGTCTGGAAAGCGGAGCAGAAACATGAGGCCGAGCGGAAGAAGATCGAGgagctgcagcgggagctgcaggaggagcgaGCCCGGGAGGAGATGCAGCGCTACGCGGAGGACATGGGCACGGtcag aaaaagagaagagaagttgGAATGGATGTACCAGGGTCCTGGAGGCATGGTGAACAGAGAAGAATACCTCATGGGTCGCCCTGTGGATAAATATGTCTTTGAGAAGACAGAAGACAAGGATGCAGGCTGCTCCAATGAGACAGGACTTCTCCCCGGCTCCATTTTTGCCAAGACAGGTGCCAATTCTGTCCTAGACATGGCAAACAAGATCCGGGAAGATCCACTTTTCATGATAAG aaagagagaggaagagaaaaaaagagaagttttgaaTAACCctgtaaaaatgaagaaaatcaaagAATTG CTTCAAAACAGTTtagataaaaaagagaaaaagaagaagaaagagaaaaagaagaagcacAAGAAACATCGACGTCGGAGTTCTAGCAGTGAAAGCGCCAGCAGTGATGAGGACCGAAACAAAACCAA ATCTCAGAAGAGGATGGGTAATTCTTCCTTGAAGCTAGTTCCTTCCAAGGTCCCAGGATATGGCTTACAA ATTAGAGACTCTGACCAGAACCGCAAGTCTCGGAGCTCTCCAGCTGCTGGCCAGGAGAGGGCTCCCCACAAGCACCGGGATCGCTCCAGGTCCAGGAGCCAGTCCCGCTCTCCTCAGAGGCGCAGTAGCAAGAAGAGTGCAGAACAGTCTGGATGCGGGTGGTCAAGATCCCCTTCTAGACACAGTAAACA TcgggaggagaaaggcagagctaGGAGCCCTTCCCCTAGAAAGGGCTATCGGCGGCAGCATACTCCGGGTTACACAAG AAAGATCTCTCCAGAGGAACTAGAGCGTAAACGCCAGGAAATGATGGAAAATGCCAAGTGGCgggaagaggagagagcaaaCAACCTCAGGAAACACcgaaaggaggaggagctggagcgaGAGATGGAGAAACTTGACTCCCGAGACGGGAAGTTCTTGCA TCGCTTAAAACTAGAGAGCGCCTCTACTTCCACTCTAGAGGATCGGGTGAAACGCAATATCCACTCCCTCCAGAGAACTCCCGCTGCCTTGGAAAAAAACTTTATGCAGAGATGA